The proteins below are encoded in one region of Nitrospirota bacterium:
- a CDS encoding sigma-54 dependent transcriptional regulator: protein MQPANILVADDDAVARELLADALKKEGYAVEAFGSGEAIIARGRQGRVDLVLTDIRMGAVDGLTVLREFKRMSPDTAVVVLTSFGSLEGAIEAIKQGAYDYLAKPFKKEDIKLVVKRSIDHCRLVRENARFREELKSKDEWSPLVGSSPAMLEVYKLVARVTESKSTVLLQGESGTGKELIARAIHANGPRRDKPFIPVNCGALPDTLLESEMFGYEKGAFTGAVGNKVGLFEAANGGTLFLDEIGEMGQALQVKLLRVMQDHEVRRVGSTTSTKVDVRIIAATNRDLEQLVKEGKFRDDLFYRLNVVRITLPSLVERREDIPMLVHHFLQKCAMGAAHAVRGVLPETMALLTQYRWPGNVRELENAIERAVSLSHGPLLTPDDLPATLRQTVPSPHETAGAIGQSDEGGLTLEEVEKRHLVRILKETKGNKVKAAKVLGIDRRTLYRMAERFGLDLGDDAESGEKE from the coding sequence ATGCAGCCAGCGAATATTTTGGTAGCCGATGACGATGCGGTGGCGCGCGAACTGCTGGCGGATGCCTTGAAGAAGGAAGGCTATGCCGTGGAAGCCTTCGGCAGCGGAGAAGCGATCATCGCGCGTGGACGCCAGGGGCGCGTCGATCTCGTGCTGACAGATATTCGTATGGGCGCGGTCGATGGCCTGACCGTCTTGCGCGAGTTCAAGCGTATGAGCCCTGATACGGCGGTTGTGGTGTTGACCTCGTTCGGCTCTCTTGAGGGCGCGATTGAAGCGATCAAGCAGGGGGCCTACGACTATCTCGCCAAGCCCTTTAAGAAAGAAGATATCAAACTGGTAGTCAAGCGGAGCATCGACCATTGCCGGCTCGTGCGGGAAAATGCGCGGTTTCGCGAAGAGTTGAAGAGTAAAGATGAATGGTCTCCCTTGGTGGGGAGCAGCCCCGCCATGCTGGAGGTCTATAAGCTGGTGGCGCGGGTAACTGAGAGCAAGAGCACGGTATTGCTCCAGGGAGAAAGCGGGACCGGCAAGGAACTGATTGCGCGGGCGATCCATGCGAACGGGCCTCGACGGGATAAACCGTTCATTCCGGTAAATTGCGGGGCCCTGCCGGACACGCTGCTGGAATCAGAAATGTTCGGTTATGAGAAGGGGGCCTTTACCGGCGCGGTGGGCAACAAGGTCGGCCTGTTTGAAGCGGCGAACGGGGGCACGTTGTTTCTCGACGAAATCGGCGAGATGGGGCAGGCCTTGCAAGTGAAGTTGCTGCGGGTGATGCAGGATCATGAAGTCCGCCGTGTCGGCAGCACGACGTCCACCAAGGTCGATGTCCGGATCATCGCAGCGACGAATCGAGATCTTGAGCAGTTGGTCAAGGAGGGGAAGTTCCGGGACGACTTGTTTTACCGGCTCAATGTCGTGCGGATCACCTTGCCGTCGTTGGTGGAACGGCGGGAGGATATCCCGATGCTGGTCCATCACTTCTTGCAGAAATGCGCGATGGGGGCGGCGCATGCGGTGCGGGGGGTGCTGCCGGAGACGATGGCGCTGTTGACGCAGTACCGGTGGCCCGGCAATGTGCGCGAGTTGGAAAATGCCATTGAGCGGGCTGTGTCGCTGAGTCATGGTCCGCTCCTGACGCCGGATGATTTGCCCGCCACGTTGCGTCAGACCGTGCCGTCACCTCATGAAACAGCCGGGGCGATCGGTCAGAGCGATGAGGGGGGGCTGACATTGGAAGAGGTTGAGAAGCGCCATCTCGTCCGCATTCTGAAGGAAACCAAGGGGAATAAAGTCAAAGCCGCCAAGGTGCTTGGGATCGACCGCCGGACTCTGTACCGGATGGCTGAACGGTTCGGATTGGATCTTGGCGACGATGCCGAGAGCGGAGAGAAAGAATAG
- a CDS encoding ATP-binding protein — protein sequence MLKQNRIVLAIAAAVFVAIVILEMAAPANIVGAYGFVLPILLVATVRHRGLMLVTVLACVVATYMGLLQPTKPGRFQAAVINRSVVAGVLLVVAYIGMTWEERKAREEAARAALARETENLLKANTQLVDAKDQLNRSERLAAVGQLVASVAHEVGTPLHSIAWHVQALAEEPGVTPEMKKRVTVIDEQLTRVVRIIQDLLSSTRQRQPEPSWLPVGQVISPAAALMEPAFHAKEIALAVEIPGDLPLVWADAEKMHQVLVNLLANALAATPSHGSVRVVVGARAASADELDRGRRVAQSMSSLVVTVAVRDTGCGMPEADMQKAFEPFFTTKAVGKGTGLGLFLSRETVLAHGGSLALESEMGRGTTVTITLPGLKNEPVHATERN from the coding sequence ATGTTGAAACAAAATCGCATTGTGTTGGCGATCGCGGCGGCGGTGTTCGTGGCGATCGTCATTCTGGAAATGGCCGCTCCGGCAAATATCGTCGGGGCCTATGGTTTCGTGCTGCCGATTTTATTGGTCGCGACGGTGCGTCATCGCGGACTGATGCTGGTCACGGTGCTGGCCTGTGTCGTGGCGACCTATATGGGATTGTTGCAACCGACCAAGCCAGGGCGGTTTCAGGCGGCGGTGATCAATCGCAGTGTGGTGGCAGGCGTGCTGTTGGTCGTGGCCTATATCGGCATGACCTGGGAGGAACGCAAGGCGCGAGAAGAGGCGGCGCGCGCGGCGCTCGCCAGAGAAACGGAAAATCTTTTGAAGGCCAATACGCAATTGGTCGATGCGAAAGATCAGCTGAATCGTTCGGAGCGGCTGGCCGCGGTGGGGCAGTTGGTGGCCTCCGTCGCGCATGAGGTTGGCACGCCGCTGCACTCGATCGCCTGGCATGTGCAAGCGTTGGCGGAAGAGCCGGGTGTGACGCCTGAGATGAAGAAACGGGTGACGGTCATCGATGAGCAGCTTACGCGGGTCGTTCGGATCATTCAGGATTTATTGTCCTCCACCAGGCAGCGTCAGCCGGAGCCGAGCTGGTTGCCGGTGGGGCAGGTGATCAGTCCTGCAGCCGCGTTGATGGAGCCGGCCTTTCATGCGAAAGAGATTGCCTTGGCGGTTGAAATCCCCGGAGACCTTCCGCTCGTCTGGGCCGATGCGGAGAAGATGCACCAAGTGCTGGTCAATCTGCTGGCCAACGCCTTAGCGGCCACGCCCTCACATGGATCGGTAAGAGTGGTCGTCGGAGCCCGTGCTGCCTCAGCGGACGAACTCGATCGTGGCAGGCGGGTGGCCCAGTCGATGTCGTCCCTGGTGGTGACAGTGGCGGTGAGGGACACGGGCTGCGGCATGCCAGAGGCCGATATGCAGAAAGCCTTTGAACCGTTTTTTACAACCAAGGCGGTTGGCAAGGGGACAGGATTAGGTCTATTCTTGAGCCGCGAAACGGTGCTGGCCCATGGGGGCAGTCTGGCGCTTGAGAGCGAGATGGGCCGTGGCACCACCGTCACCATCACCTTGCCTGGATTGAAAAACGAGCCGGTTCACGCGACAGAGAGGAACTGA
- the malQ gene encoding 4-alpha-glucanotransferase, with protein MQDQTEQTLLATLAARVGIVADYHDISGTLHCTSDDTRRALLAAMGFTVDSITSLTEALQTWDEAPWRRLCDPVLVLREGEAGAPLSYCLAREEGNEQSVVLEWQIFDEANGVVREGQAGPGLSAVEVRVLDGRRHVRLEIPAPSGLSLGYYRLLVRAEGLVGGTEGTTRIIVAPRQCYVPPSIEMNQRLWGLALQLYSLSSDRNWGCGDFTDLGRIVEWAGKELGAGVIGLNPLHALRNTTPYHISPYAPSSRLYLNELYIDLELLPEFHRSEEVQRQFLAPAFQATLQALRESRRVDYDAIATAKRAMLELAYREFLKEAYSGEEPNLQPSIERARLLERFIQAEGQPLESYAIFQSLEEDRRLIQSKSATWHDWPAEFATLGQPVRDYAAQHRTRIRFFQYIQWVASEQLADIQRAAERLAMPIGLYHDLALGADRNGAEAWIYQSVLAFGADCGAPPDPFAPEGQNWGLPPINPQALRASGYELLIQLLRHNFRLGGAIRLDHVMAFCRLFWIPRGRPASEGTYVQYPFDDLLAIVALESVRSKTLVIGEDLGTVPDWVREQLAKARVLSYRVFYFERGWDGAWKQPGDYPAQSLAVATTHDLPTLAGFWSGEDLRVRAGLGAFADDAARHLAWEERQRDKVGMLRALDREGLLPQGVTEDLATAPVMTADLCRAIHCYLARTQSCLVLANLEDGLGELSQTNLPGTVDSHPNWTRKYALPVEAILCDERMKQLGAVLRSIRPLQ; from the coding sequence ATGCAGGATCAGACCGAACAGACGCTTCTTGCCACCCTCGCTGCACGTGTCGGCATCGTTGCTGACTACCACGATATCTCAGGGACGCTCCATTGCACGTCTGATGATACTAGGCGAGCCCTTCTGGCTGCCATGGGCTTTACGGTCGATTCGATCACCTCGCTAACAGAGGCATTGCAAACATGGGACGAGGCTCCGTGGCGCCGTCTTTGTGATCCTGTCCTGGTTTTACGTGAGGGTGAGGCGGGCGCTCCTCTGTCTTATTGCTTGGCGCGCGAAGAGGGGAACGAACAATCGGTCGTGCTGGAGTGGCAGATCTTCGACGAAGCGAATGGGGTGGTGCGGGAAGGTCAGGCAGGGCCTGGGCTTTCCGCTGTGGAGGTCCGTGTTCTCGATGGCCGCAGGCATGTGCGTCTTGAGATTCCTGCTCCGTCCGGTCTTTCGCTCGGGTACTACCGGTTGCTGGTACGGGCCGAGGGGTTGGTCGGTGGGACGGAGGGAACGACGCGCATTATCGTGGCACCCCGCCAGTGCTATGTTCCGCCCTCGATCGAGATGAACCAGCGGTTGTGGGGGCTAGCCTTGCAGCTCTATTCGTTATCTTCCGATCGGAATTGGGGCTGCGGCGACTTCACGGACCTTGGACGGATTGTGGAATGGGCGGGAAAGGAACTCGGCGCAGGAGTGATCGGATTGAATCCGCTCCATGCGCTGCGGAATACCACGCCCTATCACATCAGCCCCTATGCGCCCTCCAGCCGGCTCTATCTGAATGAACTCTATATCGATCTTGAGTTGTTGCCTGAATTCCATCGGTCGGAGGAGGTGCAGCGGCAGTTCCTCGCTCCAGCGTTTCAGGCCACGCTCCAGGCGTTACGAGAGAGTCGGCGTGTGGATTACGACGCCATCGCGACCGCCAAACGGGCCATGCTCGAATTGGCCTATCGCGAGTTTTTGAAAGAGGCCTATAGTGGCGAGGAGCCGAATCTCCAGCCGAGCATAGAACGAGCCAGGCTGTTGGAGCGGTTCATCCAGGCTGAGGGGCAGCCACTTGAGTCGTATGCCATCTTCCAGTCCCTGGAGGAAGACCGTCGGCTGATTCAGTCCAAGTCGGCTACCTGGCACGATTGGCCAGCAGAGTTTGCGACGCTGGGCCAGCCGGTTCGTGATTATGCGGCGCAACATCGGACGCGCATTCGTTTCTTTCAATATATCCAGTGGGTCGCGAGCGAACAGTTGGCCGATATTCAGCGGGCGGCTGAGCGGCTGGCCATGCCGATCGGGCTGTATCATGACCTGGCGCTTGGGGCCGATCGGAATGGGGCCGAGGCCTGGATCTATCAATCGGTGCTGGCCTTTGGAGCGGACTGCGGCGCGCCCCCTGACCCCTTTGCGCCAGAGGGGCAGAACTGGGGTCTGCCTCCGATCAATCCTCAGGCACTGCGTGCCAGCGGCTATGAATTATTAATCCAGTTGCTGCGCCATAACTTTCGGTTAGGCGGGGCTATTCGACTGGACCATGTGATGGCCTTCTGTCGTCTCTTCTGGATTCCGCGCGGGAGGCCTGCATCGGAGGGTACCTATGTGCAGTACCCCTTCGATGACCTGTTGGCGATCGTGGCATTGGAGAGCGTGAGATCTAAAACTTTGGTGATCGGCGAAGACCTCGGCACCGTGCCAGATTGGGTCAGGGAACAGTTGGCGAAGGCGCGCGTGCTCTCCTATCGCGTGTTTTACTTCGAGCGTGGCTGGGACGGAGCCTGGAAGCAGCCTGGCGACTATCCGGCTCAGTCGTTGGCTGTGGCCACGACGCATGATTTGCCGACGCTTGCCGGATTTTGGTCCGGCGAGGATCTGCGAGTACGGGCGGGGTTGGGCGCCTTTGCCGATGACGCGGCGCGCCATTTGGCTTGGGAGGAGCGGCAGCGCGATAAGGTCGGCATGCTCCGTGCCCTCGATCGGGAAGGCCTTCTGCCTCAGGGCGTGACGGAAGACCTGGCCACCGCGCCAGTCATGACGGCGGATCTCTGCCGAGCGATTCATTGCTATTTGGCTCGCACACAGTCCTGTCTCGTGCTGGCGAATCTGGAGGACGGCTTGGGCGAACTGTCGCAAACCAATCTTCCCGGGACGGTCGACAGCCATCCGAACTGGACCCGTAAGTATGCGCTCCCGGTTGAGGCAATCCTCTGTGATGAGCGAATGAAACAACTGGGGGCTGTCCTGCGTTCGATCCGTCCGCTACAATGA
- a CDS encoding cytochrome c, which yields MTSRSQIGIWLLVVGLFVACDSSQPKQAAGGGPAPAELQAGETKFTANCAACHGNQAAGTDHGPPLVHKIYEPNHHGDPAFQRAAANGVKAHHWEFGNMPKVEGVTPEDVDQIVKYVRWLQRQAGIQ from the coding sequence ATGACCTCACGATCTCAGATCGGCATATGGTTGTTGGTGGTGGGCCTCTTCGTGGCTTGCGATTCCTCACAGCCGAAACAAGCGGCTGGAGGCGGTCCTGCGCCAGCCGAGCTCCAAGCTGGTGAAACGAAATTCACCGCCAACTGCGCGGCTTGCCACGGAAACCAGGCGGCAGGAACCGACCATGGCCCCCCGTTGGTGCATAAGATCTATGAGCCGAACCATCATGGCGATCCCGCGTTCCAACGGGCCGCGGCCAACGGAGTGAAGGCGCACCATTGGGAATTCGGCAACATGCCGAAAGTCGAAGGCGTCACTCCTGAAGACGTCGATCAGATCGTGAAATATGTCCGGTGGCTCCAGCGCCAAGCCGGCATCCAGTAG
- the queC gene encoding 7-cyano-7-deazaguanine synthase QueC, with protein sequence MKPASNRAVILASGGLDSTVTAAIAKEEGCELFFLTMAYGQRHAVEVERAKQVAAALGVVNHLVMELDLRAIGGSALTGSAAVPKDRAGHERSQGIPITYVPGRNLIFLSIAAAHAEVVGASFIYFGANVLDYSGYPDCRPEFIRAFEAAVKEGTKAGTEGIPLRVKAPLLMLTKADIIRRGIELHVPFHLTHSCYDPVEEQACGRCDSCVIRREGFAKVGVVDPVSYAL encoded by the coding sequence ATGAAGCCAGCCAGTAATCGAGCCGTCATCTTGGCAAGCGGAGGACTGGATTCCACCGTCACGGCGGCTATTGCCAAGGAGGAGGGCTGTGAGCTCTTCTTCCTCACGATGGCCTATGGACAGCGCCATGCTGTGGAGGTGGAGCGGGCCAAGCAGGTTGCCGCGGCCCTCGGCGTCGTGAATCATCTGGTGATGGAGTTGGACCTTCGCGCCATCGGCGGATCTGCGCTGACCGGGTCGGCGGCCGTGCCTAAAGATCGAGCGGGCCATGAGCGGAGCCAGGGCATTCCAATCACCTATGTGCCGGGACGGAATCTCATCTTCCTTTCGATTGCGGCGGCTCATGCGGAGGTGGTGGGGGCGTCGTTCATCTACTTTGGCGCGAACGTGCTCGACTATTCCGGCTATCCGGACTGCCGGCCTGAGTTCATTCGTGCTTTTGAAGCAGCGGTGAAGGAAGGCACGAAAGCCGGCACAGAAGGGATTCCGCTACGTGTGAAAGCTCCCTTGCTGATGTTGACGAAAGCGGACATCATCCGGCGAGGGATCGAACTCCACGTGCCGTTTCATCTGACCCATAGTTGTTACGACCCCGTGGAGGAGCAGGCTTGCGGGCGCTGCGACAGTTGCGTGATCCGGCGGGAGGGGTTTGCGAAGGTCGGGGTTGTAGATCCTGTCTCGTATGCGCTATAA
- a CDS encoding TraR/DksA family transcriptional regulator, whose product MATKTPAKKKPVAKAKAPAKAVKTTKTAKPVSKPKPAAAVVVERPISMAVSPLAARPKESAKEREDREHRREVLQQMLMRKRQEIIKEIEGSLGQSLIEDKQRRLESARDVGDQALMDLDRELGISLMEMRNRRRQAIDEALTRLTEGTYGICAECGVEISERRLEAVPFAKLCVECQSKEELLEKIEREEDRD is encoded by the coding sequence ATGGCAACAAAAACCCCCGCCAAGAAGAAACCAGTGGCGAAGGCCAAGGCGCCAGCAAAGGCCGTAAAGACAACAAAGACAGCTAAGCCAGTGAGCAAGCCGAAGCCTGCCGCAGCCGTCGTGGTTGAAAGGCCCATCAGTATGGCCGTGTCTCCCTTGGCCGCCAGACCCAAAGAGTCGGCGAAAGAGCGCGAGGATCGGGAGCATCGACGCGAAGTCCTTCAGCAGATGCTGATGCGCAAGCGTCAGGAAATTATCAAAGAGATCGAAGGAAGCCTGGGCCAATCCCTCATCGAGGATAAACAGCGCCGCCTTGAATCCGCGCGCGATGTCGGCGATCAAGCCCTCATGGATCTCGATCGCGAGTTGGGTATTTCCTTGATGGAAATGCGCAATCGTCGTCGGCAGGCCATCGATGAGGCGTTGACGAGGCTTACCGAGGGCACCTACGGCATTTGCGCGGAATGCGGCGTCGAGATCAGCGAGCGGAGGCTGGAAGCCGTGCCTTTTGCGAAGCTCTGCGTCGAGTGCCAGTCGAAAGAAGAGTTGCTGGAAAAAATCGAGCGAGAAGAAGATCGCGATTAG
- a CDS encoding adenine phosphoribosyltransferase → MTTVNYQSLIREVPDFPKPGILFYDITTLLKDARALSSIADELTAYYEGQRIAKVIGIESRGFIFGGMLANRLNAGFVPVRKPGKLPADCFEVKYSLEYGSNSLAIHRDAIAEGERVLIVDDLLATGGTAAATVSLVRQVGGEIVGLDFLVELQGLKGRDKLAGYPVHSTIFYP, encoded by the coding sequence ATGACCACCGTGAACTATCAGTCCCTCATTCGCGAAGTGCCCGATTTCCCCAAACCGGGTATTCTTTTCTACGACATCACGACGTTGCTCAAGGACGCCCGAGCCTTGTCGTCGATTGCCGATGAGTTGACCGCCTACTATGAGGGACAGCGGATCGCCAAAGTCATCGGCATTGAATCCCGCGGGTTTATTTTCGGAGGGATGCTGGCGAACCGGTTGAATGCCGGGTTTGTTCCGGTCCGGAAGCCAGGCAAGTTGCCCGCTGACTGTTTTGAAGTCAAATATAGCCTTGAATATGGATCGAATTCCCTGGCCATCCACCGCGATGCGATTGCCGAGGGGGAACGGGTCTTGATCGTGGATGATTTGCTGGCTACAGGGGGCACGGCAGCTGCGACTGTGTCCCTCGTTCGCCAGGTGGGTGGCGAGATCGTCGGACTCGATTTCCTGGTAGAACTTCAGGGCCTGAAGGGGCGCGACAAACTGGCCGGCTACCCCGTTCACTCGACCATCTTCTACCCCTAG
- a CDS encoding sigma-70 family RNA polymerase sigma factor, with translation MARGGEELQDRGEARRQTVDRDDEDTSESSGGDESSAGEEKSSQRSEGLDPLKCYLREIRHSTLLTFKQEQQLGKRIMAGDEQARQEMIESNLRLVISIGKRYMHRGFPFSDVIEEGNLGLIKAVEKFNYKRGFRFSTYASWWIRQYIERAIINQGKLVRLPVHVVERLNRYLGKVEQLVQELGREPTASEVAVKMKTTDEEVLDLRQVVRTTCSLDSPINDGADTFLRDVIEDPACISPADTAEGVMRREEMMTWVTELPEKEQTVIVARFGLDGSESQTLEEIGREMGLTRERVRQIEMAALARLRHTIERRTMKQSDLL, from the coding sequence ATGGCGCGAGGGGGCGAGGAGTTACAGGATCGGGGCGAAGCGCGCCGACAGACCGTCGACCGCGACGACGAGGATACGTCCGAATCGTCGGGCGGGGACGAGTCGTCTGCCGGCGAGGAGAAGTCGAGCCAACGCTCTGAAGGATTGGATCCCCTCAAGTGCTACTTGCGCGAGATTCGTCACTCGACCTTGCTGACGTTTAAACAAGAGCAGCAGCTGGGCAAGCGGATCATGGCGGGCGACGAGCAGGCGCGCCAGGAGATGATCGAATCGAATCTCCGCCTGGTGATCAGCATCGGGAAGCGCTACATGCATCGCGGGTTCCCCTTTTCCGATGTCATCGAAGAGGGCAATCTCGGGCTGATCAAGGCCGTTGAGAAATTCAATTATAAGCGAGGATTTCGTTTCAGTACCTACGCCTCCTGGTGGATCAGGCAGTACATCGAACGGGCGATTATCAATCAGGGCAAGCTCGTGCGGTTGCCGGTGCATGTGGTGGAGCGGCTGAATCGCTATCTTGGGAAAGTGGAGCAGCTGGTCCAGGAACTCGGACGGGAGCCGACCGCTTCGGAAGTGGCGGTCAAGATGAAGACGACGGACGAAGAGGTCTTGGATCTCAGGCAAGTGGTCCGGACGACTTGTTCGCTGGACAGTCCGATTAATGATGGCGCCGATACCTTCTTGCGCGATGTGATCGAGGATCCTGCCTGTATCTCTCCTGCCGATACGGCCGAGGGGGTGATGCGGCGGGAAGAGATGATGACTTGGGTCACGGAGTTGCCGGAGAAAGAACAAACTGTTATTGTGGCGCGGTTTGGGCTCGATGGAAGTGAGTCGCAGACGTTGGAAGAGATCGGCCGGGAGATGGGGCTGACCCGTGAGCGGGTCCGGCAGATTGAAATGGCCGCCTTAGCTCGCTTGCGCCATACGATTGAACGTAGAACCATGAAACAGTCCGACTTGCTCTGA
- a CDS encoding acylphosphatase, producing MSDSIEQAGVRARLLVTGKVQGVGYRAFAARVATQRGLCGGVRNLDDGRVELEVEGLKDLVLTLIEDLQVGPPASRVASVDVEWSQATGRYSNFQVWY from the coding sequence ATGTCCGATTCGATTGAGCAAGCAGGCGTCCGCGCGAGACTGCTGGTAACGGGGAAAGTCCAGGGCGTCGGGTATCGAGCCTTTGCGGCTCGCGTCGCTACGCAACGAGGCCTCTGCGGGGGAGTCAGGAATCTCGATGATGGCCGGGTCGAACTTGAGGTTGAAGGTCTCAAAGACCTGGTTCTAACTCTGATTGAAGATTTACAGGTCGGGCCGCCGGCCTCGCGAGTGGCATCGGTTGACGTAGAGTGGAGCCAGGCGACAGGGCGATATTCGAACTTTCAAGTCTGGTACTGA
- the ald gene encoding alanine dehydrogenase — MVVGVPKEIKDHEYRVSVTPDGVRSLRQAGHEVWVEPSAGVGSGYSDEDYRAAGASIAQSKEQVFQQSTLIVKVKEPLLSECHLFRPDQTLFTYLHLASLPELTKALMETKITAIAYETIEAKDGTLPMLKPMSEIAGRMSVQVGARYLEKTQGGRGLLLAGVPGVEPGRVVVLGAGVVGSAATRIAVGMGAQVTVVNLDLERLRSLDDLYRGRIVTRASTEAAIEESVIAADLVIGAVLVPGARAPKLVSRGLVARMKPGSVVVDVAVDQGGCFETTKPTTHSDPVYLVDGVLHYCVANMPGIVSRTSTVALTNATLPYLLLLASQGVEPAVRADAGLAKGVNLAGGKITCRGVADAHGLRFDPLM; from the coding sequence ATGGTCGTCGGGGTACCGAAAGAGATCAAGGATCATGAGTATCGTGTCAGTGTCACCCCCGATGGGGTGCGGTCGTTGCGTCAAGCAGGCCATGAGGTCTGGGTCGAACCATCGGCCGGGGTGGGCAGCGGGTACTCAGATGAGGACTATCGGGCCGCCGGCGCCAGCATCGCGCAATCAAAAGAGCAGGTGTTTCAGCAGTCGACGCTCATTGTAAAGGTGAAGGAGCCGCTGCTTTCCGAGTGCCACCTCTTCCGTCCAGACCAGACCCTCTTTACCTATCTGCATTTGGCCTCTTTGCCTGAGCTTACCAAGGCCCTCATGGAGACTAAGATCACGGCGATCGCCTATGAGACGATCGAGGCGAAAGACGGCACCTTGCCGATGCTCAAGCCGATGAGCGAAATCGCCGGGCGGATGTCGGTGCAGGTTGGCGCGCGTTATTTGGAAAAGACGCAAGGGGGACGCGGGTTGCTCCTGGCCGGTGTGCCGGGCGTCGAGCCGGGGAGGGTCGTGGTGTTGGGGGCCGGGGTCGTGGGGAGCGCAGCGACGAGAATTGCCGTCGGCATGGGGGCTCAGGTAACAGTGGTCAATCTTGACCTTGAACGGCTCAGGTCGCTCGACGATTTGTATCGCGGACGGATCGTCACCCGCGCCTCCACGGAGGCTGCGATCGAGGAGTCGGTGATCGCCGCGGACCTTGTCATCGGGGCGGTGCTTGTCCCGGGAGCCCGCGCGCCCAAGCTGGTCTCGCGTGGACTGGTGGCGCGGATGAAGCCAGGATCTGTGGTGGTGGACGTGGCGGTCGATCAAGGGGGCTGTTTCGAGACGACGAAGCCCACGACCCATTCGGACCCGGTCTATCTGGTGGACGGGGTGCTGCATTATTGTGTGGCCAACATGCCGGGGATTGTTTCCCGCACCTCGACAGTTGCCTTGACCAATGCGACGCTGCCCTATCTTCTGCTCCTGGCCTCGCAGGGGGTGGAGCCGGCTGTTCGCGCAGACGCGGGGCTGGCGAAAGGGGTGAATCTGGCTGGCGGCAAAATTACCTGTCGCGGGGTGGCCGATGCCCATGGCTTGCGTTTTGACCCTCTGATGTAA